The sequence AAACAAATATAGTGGACCAAAACTGAAATTTTAACGACACAAATGATGAAATCGCGTAAAGGAAAATAAGttatcaaaatttaattatatttgtatatatatatatatatatatatatagttttgttatGTTGTTTACCTACTGTGCCCATCTAATGTACTCAGTACAATGAagtgacactcaactattgtaTACACAATTCATCGCAttcaatagttgagtgtcacctcatgtGGGCACATTGAATGAGCAGCATAGCAAAATTGTTTGTATATAAATGCATGAATAATTAATAACACAATTTTATGCAATTAGGAATTGGAAAattatgagaaaaaaaaaaacaattggagaaaaactttttgaaaaaaattatcacttttaatttatttttctataCACTATCTCTATCTCttaccgtttggtttgagtgattagataaataatatatagataagtaatataatacaAGCCGTTTGGTAGCCTATATTATTAATCTGTGCATAACTCATCTTATCCAAtctcacgttcttctcatcatattatttattcatctattaattatttattttacatcaatcaaatcatcaattatttatcttacatcaatcaaatcatttaatttaaattattatattaccccctataaataatattattcatattttatttattgttaaaaagacaaaatagtaatttatcatttttatataaaatttaatcaatcaaatcaaataaactataattcatcaatcaaatcaaatactatattcactatcattatttatttatttattattacattatattacttatctatgtattatttatcacaTCATACCTATCGAACGGTACCTTAAAAATAGATaagaaattataattaatataatatttgatttgatttgattgatagattatagtttatttgatttgattgattaaattttgtattaaaatgataaattatcatttttaataataaataaattatgaataatattatttataacgggtaatatattaatttaaattcaataatttgattgatgtaagataaataattgatgatttgattgatgtaaaataaataattaatagatgagtaaataatatgacaaaaaaaatGCAAGATTGATGGGATAAGTTAcacataaattaataaaaacatCATATCAAACGGTACCTTAATCGCCAGAATACGAGACTGACATTATAATCGGACGATACGATCAAGTTCTCAAATTGTAACGTTTTATTCATTAACTTTTAAAACCCTATATTTTAATGTAAATCAAACTAATTAAAAACTTCAAACCACAAATaaaacctttaaaaaaaaaaaaccacttaTACAAACACATAGGCCGTAGGAGTGTCCTGATTCTCAGTTTCTATTCAGCAGCCACAAAAGTCACATACTcacatatatgtgtgtgtaattatattatataaataattatatatttaatgtaAAAACTTGAGTTTATGCTTTGTCTCCACTGCCAAGAAATCAATGAATAAACTATAATTGAATTGTCAATcaaagaaataaagaaataaataaaaaggatTGATGGACTGATGCTTTCTTTTCCAGCATGAATAGAATCTTGACTGTACAGAAGACTTTCCCCCTACGGCAAATCTTGTACCTTAAAGAATACCTTAGTTGTATTCCATTTCgggttaaaatattttaaagattcCTCAAAAGTGGAACACATTCACTTGTCATTTTATAAGTGGGAAAAATGAATGGATGGGGTTTTATTTTGGGTACTACTAGTGGTACAAAAAAGTTGCAATATTTTAGGTTGTGCCATATGTGGTTCATTGGTGTTTATGTTTACGGTTTACCACTTTATGTTTTTTCGACAAAAATTTATTATGTAATTTATTATCTTTCATTTCCATTTTTTAGtgagaaaattaaataatttttaagaaaTTATGGCTTACCTGCTTTTATAATTACTCAAAAATCCTTATCGTTCTCTATGTTAATCTGTTCTCAATACTTATTTGCTCGTATTTGATGCAAAACAAAAGATGCATACTATGGAGATATATAGTAAACTCCTAAAGTAAAAGATATGAATAAGGAAAAGATATCtatgtttttaaatatttttagaaacttTAGTCAAACGTGAAAGGAAACAAAAGAGTTGAGATAAATATATACTATCGATCATTCATTCATACCAAATTGTCCTAGTAAATTAAATATCGTGACTTGTGACGTTATCAAAGTGGGAGATGAGAAGGAAAATGGAAGTTTTCCACTTCTTTAGATTGGACATAAAGCTTATGTAGTAATCGCAATTAATAATAAGGTTCGGTATTTCAATTAAGAGGAtgtttggctaaacttattaaaaacagcttataagctcctagagtttataagctgttttaagagcttataagctgttaggtcttattttcaaaataagttgttaaagtgtttggataaacttattttaaacaacttaaagatgttgatgtgtttggtaaTTTAAGATCTTTTTAGTAACAAAATTACCAAAAGGGTAAATGTAATAtgaatagttatatatataaacaaatgaAGTAGTTTTgctattttataaataaatgttaaacttatatataatatttaaatctattttatattcatatttaaaaaatacatatatatatatatatatatttaaatttagaaaaaatgaaaattgtaatgcatcattaatattttttttaaaaaaatcgtagTTAAATAATACTAAATAATTCGTTggacaatttttaaaaaaaatcataagaaaaaagaaaagaaaaattagAACATAAACCTGATTTCAATAACAAGCAAAGTGataaaccaataaataattgaatatatatttaaattaataaaaacaacCAAGTGACAATATCAAACACATGACCaactaattaaaaacattaaaaaatgtATCATTAAAATTATCGTCAACTTCTTGAAATTTCCATAGCAATAGAATCACGCACTGCCATCCAATATGTATTGCCAGGAATATCTTCATTCTCTATCGTAGAGTTTGCAGTAGAAATATTATGTTCCGTGGATGGTTGATAATTTTCATACTCAGCAATTCGGAATGCCTCATCtgaaatatttttctttcttatATAATTGTGAATGGCCATTGTTGCCAGCACAATTTCTCTTTGCGTATCAATATGATAATAAGGCATATCAGCCAAAATATTCCATCTTGCTTTCCAAACTCCAAATGTACGTTCAACGCAATTTCTACAAGAAGAGTGATAGAAGTTGAATTTCTCCTTCAAATTTCTTGGTGCACGTAGTTGCAAGTTCCTAGCTCGGCGAAAATCTTCAAGATGATACCTTATATTTTCACCTTTATACGGACCCATATATCCTGGCATATGAGGATATCCAGCATCAaccaagtaatattttttacctTTAGGGAGAGGAAAATTAAGTTCCGGTCTACGAATAGCTTCTCCAAATATTCTACTATCATGAGCAGCTCCTTCCCATCCAGCCCAGACAAATGTAAAACACATATTAAAATCTACAACTGCTAGAATATTTTGTGTGGGAAAACCTTTGCGTCCAATGTATGGGATTGCTTTTCCTTGTGGTAATCGTGCCTTAACATGTGTGCCATCAATTGCCCCGATGCAATCCTATAAATTACATAAAAACAAACACTTCAGTATATTAGGAATATTAAATAAGTTTAATACATGAATATGTGGAGTTTATGatcttcaaaaaaatatatataacatacGTCAAAAAATGGCTTGTATCGTTGATGTTGAGGCATGTGGTATCCTTTGCCATCATTATACTCAAGATGAGGTTTAATTATATCTTCAGCTAGCTTCCCAACAACCTTGAGAACTCGATGAAAATGTCTTGAAATGGTTTCACCTGAATGATTAAATATCTCTTGCAGTAACCTATTATCTGTACCATGAGCACAAGTCATCAAAAAAATCCCTACTTCCTCATAGATAGACATTCCCCTAGTAGGGATCAGATCATACTTTTGGGTCAACTCATGACATAAATCCAAGAATACATGTTTTGTCAGACGAAAGGCTTGATAACTCCTTATTCCATGCCCATTTAATATTTCTTCTATGAATTTATTACCCGTTCGCGCAGATGTACGACATGGAACTTTATCAATATAAGTCTCGAAATATGTTAAAATGTTAAGTGCTATTATTTTGCATATAATCAACCGTTCTAGATCGTCATGGATTTCATCTTCATCTTAAATTTGTACATCCTCACAAAATGTATTTGAATCATTTAAAGCACAGTGTCGAACATCCCAAGGCTCCATTAAACTATAGAAATCATAGAAGAAAATATGTATGAgatatcaaaacaaaaaaaatgattaacttcaataaaatattatattatgttTCTCAgtcaaaaaacaataaaaaaagaagATTAAATATGTAGCAAAACCACTAATAAAGTCGCAAAACTAGAAAACAAATCATCAACTTCAACTACTGAATGCCTTAGATCACACGGGTACGAACCACAATCAAAGTCAATAAGTTTTCTTGCTCATGTCATGGTTATACTTTAGCCAGGCCAAACGACAATCGTTATCAAGTTGATTTAGAAAAATCGCCCGCATTTCTTTTTTGCTCAACAAATTGCAAGCATAACACCAAAGCTCGGTTTTATGCTCTACTCCAGGAATATTATTTAATATCACCATTGCAGATTCAATGTCTTTCTCCGTCGAAGGTGTAGAGGTTGAGATGCTCTTATTTTCCAGATACTTCAAAAGAGAGTGAATATCTTCCTTCAGTGATGCTGCTCCAGAaattttcttcctttctttacCATTATCTCCattaaattttcttttgaaagaagACAAAGATGGAAATACAATGTCATTACCCATATTACTTGTTTCTTTGATTCCAAAACTTACGTCATTCTCTAATCCTCTATCCTCATTATTCTCAACATCATTGATTTCGACATGATCTTCAAACTCAGGAAGACTGTCATTTTCCTTCGTAATCTCTTCATTGTCATCAACACAATGCACATTTCTTTGACTTGGTGCTCTTGTCCTTTCTCCCGTGGCAGCAACATCAGAAAATAATCGATCGTATCGAAACCAAATGATTGATAAGTCTTTGTTTCTAAATTtgacataatttttattttcctGCAATAAAAAAGTATATTATTATCAAGCTAAGAATCAATGAATGAATAaacaattttatataaataaagataGAAACATTACCTTAAGTTTTCTCTCCCACCATTTATTGGATGCATCAAGAGAATTATTAGTAGGATTCCAACCAATTCCAGTTTCCATGTGCATAAGCTTCTTGAACAATAACCAATCTTTTTTCATAGAATCCCAATGGTTTCGAAGCTGTTTGTACACGTAGTTTTTTTCAGTTGCTTCATTGAACTTTCTCACTAAATTTTTCCATCCGTTTGTATTAAAGTGACTATTTGGCCGATTTCCCAATAaaatttcttcttcacaaaaatcaaCAAATTTCAAGGACATAAATGTACTCCACCTTGCAGATGAACGCCCTTCATTTTGttgatttgttttatttgaatttttacttGTATTCTTACTCAAAGTTGGATTTGACATGACTCCTTTATTTGTATCGTCTTGATTTTCCATTTCCAAACTATATTGcaaaccaaaaactaaaataagatactgatttcatatttttaacataaacatATGACTTCAAGACAATATTATGAATCaaattaaacatataatttttattaatcatAAAATATGAGTATGAATATTAAATTGACAAGAAGTATTAATGCatgaataaaatttaaatactaTTACTGCATGAATATTTGGTACtatactaaaaaaatatttattaatctcACATCTTCACGTATAATTGCATCACCACATGCACCATatttattaatatcaatattaagCTTCTAAAATAGTCACAAGCGAAGAAAAAAAATACTTCATTATTTAATATTCTAGGCACTGATTTATACGAGTTCTTGACTTTCTGACATACTAACATATTTATAAATACTCTGGCCACAAATTGAAAACCATAAATTTGAGACATAAAACATATACTAGTACATAACGGACGATTCCAATGCACAAAAAATTAGGCCAAAATAAGGAAAATTTCACAGCAAAAATCGAAACCATGTTGACCGGAGTTAGCAAGCAGCTTGCAACACACATTAAAGTACTTAGCTAGGAAGCATTCGTATGACAGAGTACAGAGATCAGATTTGCTATATGGATGTTATTGCAAGGTTAGTAATGTTAACAATCTTTCTTTACAACCGTCGATGTCTCTACTTCCTACCATCAGAAAATCAAAACAGAATTTGGCATGAATTAAAAAGCGATGTGTTTGGGAATCACTTGTTTGTTTGGATAGATATACATAGGTTAATTTCAAATTCATCATCGATCTAACTTAATATCTTGTATTAGTAAGTGTCATGTCATGGATTCCAAACGGATTAATAGATGTCATTTAAAAATCTTTTCTTGAATCAAATATCTTCATCTAGACAAAATACAACCATCCAAACACAAACTAAGCTTATAACTTATTCTAAAAATTTCTATATGATAAAGACCATGAGGATGAAACTTATACTAGCTTTGACCCTAAATctcataagaaaaaaaattcatatctcctaGCCACATCCAATAAATTCTTCGAGGTATGACACAAAAAGTGACACAAATCAGACAAAAATCCCGTGTTATTCATCGAGACTGGATGTAAGATCCTAAAACTCCTTACACATTATCAGGAAACAAAAGAAACATCCAAGAACAAACCAAAAGTCCCAttaaaagaaggaaaaaaaacaaTCTTTTCCCCCTACTTTAACACAGTTCCTCCTTTTACACCctacaaattttcaaattaatttcaGAAACTCAGTGAAGATTCACACCCTTTAATCAGTCCTCAGATAAAACATCACTAGATTTTTAACTAAAAAGTCACCAACGATTTAAACCTCAAGATGTAGCCTCACAAAGCACACCCCAATAATATAATACTAGTACATCAAATAAACTAAAAGTGACACCCAAACAACGAAAATAGCACAGAAACTCGACAATAATTTGATCCAATCGCTCTGTCAAGTGtcgcgattttttttttttttgcaactaCGTCTGGAAAATAAGGAAATACAGAGAAATCGGATGAACAAAAAAGAGAATCTAACCGAGTGGGAGAATTTGTGCGCCGGGAGAGAAGAACTGGACTGGAGTGCCGAAGACTTCAGCGCTGGGAAGAGAAGATCGCAGAGTGGGCTGGGAAAGGAAGAGGCGTATAGAGATTGCTAGGTCGTAAAAATCTGTGCAGGATAAAAAaggaattaataaaaataactagGGATATTTTGGAGaacaaaattattaaaataaggtctttttgaaaaaagtacccTCCCaggtacttttttaaaaacagcttataagctgtcaaacagcttattttgacggcttataagttgttttaaattttttttgccaAACAAATTTTTGAAGCTTATAAGCCccaaaacagcttataagctgttttggagagcttataagctcagcCAAACAGACCCTAAGACAATGATCACATGTATAATATATCAAGTGCTTGATGAATAAAACTCATAATTTTGCAAATGTCTTATTTCGCTTCCCCGTATAGTTTGTAATTTTTCTTTTGTATAAATACATTTTTAAAGAAAATGTATCgataataaaacatatattattataatattagtATTGTTGTTctcgtcaaaaaaaaaaattagtattgTTGGAAAAAGATCATCTGCTGTTGAGAGAGAAACAACATAGGATACTGTGCATTGAAATAGGCATGATTTCAATATTCCAtgtgtgtaattttaattaattacttCATCCGTCTCAATTATATTGTTCATGtttctttttttgtttgttccaaatatatagtcatacaccatatttagtaatatttttttacacttctttactaatatacccctattaactacaccttgaaaattgtgcaatcattttttaatacattaaatagggataaaatatgaagtttatataaaatttatttttccaataaatttttcttaatccgtgtaaaaactaaaacaagacaacatatATGGGACGGATGGAGTATTTATTTAATCCTATGATATGAATTACAGAATATTATTTAATGTACAGTATGTTGTGCTATTTCTCTCTCCACAGCAAAAAATCGGATCCAGTATTGTGGTGGTGGTGGTTAttagtattttattattattaaaaaatatggaTATTATAGAATTCCCTAAAAAAGGCATAATGATAATATTATAAGTTATCCGCCAATGATCCGATGTTCTTGTGTCGTCAACAAaagcatataatatatatattatgataagttATCTCATGTGGTCACAGTACAAAAAGTGGCCAAGTGGGTTTAATTATTAAAACGCATTATATTATCTCTGATGCAAATCAACctgatttattatatttttttaaaaaataagttattaattattttttgtaaaaaatattcTATCGAGTTTTTTTCCTTCCATGGACAATTGGGATCTTcctttttttagtttatttatctgtctatttttatttattatttacacacacacacacacacacatatatatatatatatacaccacACACATCTATTTCgtatcaataaataaataaagcatgtacatatatataataaagtaCTTTCAAGTATGAGAataatttattcattcaatttttatttttttttgtaaaaattcatgatttaaaaattctgaactgatattttcttatattcaTCCATTTATCTAAGAATCTCATATGATCTATTTCTAACAatctcttttatttatttttttaatatcataataataataatagtgtttaaaaacataataattatttatgtagATGTATGTTCTAATTtcgaaaatattatattatattagttgggaataaaaaaaaaatggcaaGTGGTATAAGGTTTGTAGTTAGTCGGCAGGGGTACGAGGTTTAAATGCCTTTTGACATTAAAAGGAGACGTGGCCTCTTCTGTTCCTTTCGTACCAAACAATTCTCCTTGTTTTTTCTTTATTCCCCAAAATGACCTTCTTCCTACTTCCATTCGTGTATCTCGGATAAATTATTTCAAACCGAAATAATACTCTATTTTACAATTCGTCGCTTTCACTTATACAAATActtcataataataatttaaaaaaaaaacaaacaatttTACAAACACGCGACGTAAATCACACATATATGTATATCACATCAAAACTCATGTAATATGATCTCACTCTCACGTGTGAATTTGATAAGACGGATTTCTTATTTAGGTCAtcgtgaaaaaatattattttttatgctaataatattaattttttattataaatatgagcatATTTAAATCGTCtaacaaataaatatttgtgACAGCATCTCACAAGACACTTGCTCTATATTTATATGTGTGTGAGAGAGAAAGGGGAAGAGGGTGACTGGGTGACTGAGTGAGATCGATCTAAATGTTTTGGGCCAAGTCATTCTTATCTGGGCCTAATTGGGTCCGAGAGATCCAAAATAGTTCACATATATGGATCTATTTGCAACTATACTCTTCATGATCattataaatgaaaaataattgaactattatttattttgatgcGAATTCGTAGTTCAAATAATATAAAGTTTCGTTTggattaaataattttgatttcaCGAGAGtatttaaaataaagatttgaATTGGCTCCATGTTATTATGAATTTAATTCACCAAAATGAGAATTTAAATTCATTGTCAATTTGTATCAGACAAACCAATGAATTCGAAATCCATAACTTCAAATTCATCCATTTAAATGTTTTCTGATGGATGCTTAATTTTCCCAAGTTGTAGATTTATCCTTTCAAAAATAGATTGAGTCAACATTCGAAAAACCCGTCTAGTTTAAGATCCAAATTAAACTAACATTTGTGCTGGGATTAATATAACTTTTAATTAAGTTTGGGGAAAATAATTGATAAAATAGAAACATTATATAAATATTGATGTCGTTTCTTTAATAAATTGAATCTTAAATAAATTGAAAGTAAAATAGAAATACGTGATAAGACTAAGCTTCACCTACCGTACGTGGTTTCTATCttattattttcatcatttGATTATATAGGCCCacgatatttttttatttttaaaaaaatgccaAAAGCAAGTGAACACCAAGGCATGTACATGTTATTTTTTCTAGAAAATGTTTGACTTTTTATGCTTTTATTATCATATCGGAAACTCACTCACAATTTCAACACATAAATTGACTAATTGCATATGATGACAAATAGACCAAAACTTTCGTGATTATTTCTATACTTTTCAAAATTCATTAGTTTTCATTTGATGCTTTTGAATAGTTTgaaatttattaaatatcaataattcTATATATTGCGATCATAGTATCTAGGATCGAACCTAAGTAAGAGTGAAAATATTATTTACCCCAATGTTGTAgtaacatattatatatatatatatttatagactgttaatttttatttttattttcttgaagAAAAAAGGGTGTACGTTGACATATGTACGCAAAGGTCACATCTAGACTTGATACTATAATCAAAAGATCAGCTGAGTGTTTGGGCTGGGAATTAGCTGTCGGTATGTGAACaactttgaattttttgaatcatAAGTATATGGATGTTCACATTGATGTGTGAATTCATTTGACCAAAAAAACTAGCTAGCGAGGAACACttgttaattaataatattaataaatattttgaattaatattctttcctagtatatatatatatatatagatgacatatgaGTCCAttctttataattattttataaaacttaGCCTCATTTTCATCATCCACTAGCTAGCTAGGTTAACTCATCATTTACACGTATACTTTCAAAACTGCAATGGCAAACGAAGAGATCAATTACTTGCTGAAGAAACGGAGATCAATAAGGGTTCCACCGAGAAGGGGGAAGATTATAGAAAAGATTTTCAGTGAAGTGTTCAAAAAAATCAAGGATTGTTGCCCAAAGATCAATTTTAATTTGTAAGAaattgatcggatggttttcTATTTTCGATCTTTTCGTTTTCTTTTGATAGCGAATCTACGATCGAGCAAATTAACATCTTGAAGTGttgtttttttgtgttttgttttttgttcgtATGATGGTAGCTAGGTTTTACAAAACACTTCGTTACAGACTTATAGTCGATATAgtgatatataaattattaatgaAATTTAATTATGTGGGTTAATTTCTTGCTTGATTTTACATAACACTTCGTTACAGACGGGTTAGTTTATGCTACACCACAAATGTTTCTTCCCCTATTTTAATACCATTAGATCACGTGGGgcccatatatttttatggaaattgacatatgtcttgatgatccaatgatttatatttgaccacatcatggggGAGAAGTACTCCAGATATATCATAAAATAATCCGTTACGACTTATAGtcgatataataataataataataaaaatttattttattt comes from Henckelia pumila isolate YLH828 chromosome 4, ASM3356847v2, whole genome shotgun sequence and encodes:
- the LOC140867701 gene encoding L10-interacting MYB domain-containing protein-like produces the protein MENQDDTNKGVMSNPTLSKNTSKNSNKTNQQNEGRSSARWSTFMSLKFVDFCEEEILLGNRPNSHFNTNGWKNLVRKFNEATEKNYVYKQLRNHWDSMKKDWLLFKKLMHMETGIGWNPTNNSLDASNKWWERKLKENKNYVKFRNKDLSIIWFRYDRLFSDVAATGERTRAPSQRNVHCVDDNEEITKENDSLPEFEDHVEINDVENNEDRGLENDVSFGIKETSNMGNDIVFPSLSSFKRKFNGDNGKERKKISGAASLKEDIHSLLKYLENKSISTSTPSTEKDIESAMVILNNIPGVEHKTELWCYACNLLSKKEMRAIFLNQLDNDCRLAWLKYNHDMSKKTY